In Phocoena sinus isolate mPhoSin1 chromosome 10, mPhoSin1.pri, whole genome shotgun sequence, a single genomic region encodes these proteins:
- the LOC116760867 gene encoding protein lin-28 homolog A: MGSVSNQQFAGGGAKAPEEAQEDAARAAEEPQLLHGAGICKWFNVRMGFGFLSMTARAGVALDPPVDVFVHQSKLHMEGFRSLKEGEAVEFTFKKSAKGLESIRVTGPGGVFCIGSERRPKGKNMQKRRSKGDRCYNCGGLDHHAKECKLPPQPKKCHFCQSINHMVASCPLKAQQAPSSQGKPAYFREEEEEIHSPAMLPEAQN; this comes from the coding sequence ATGGGCTCTGTGTCAAACCAGCAGTTTGCAGGTGGCGGCGCCAAGGCGCCGGAGGAGGCGCAGGAGGACGCGGCCCGGGCAGCCGAGGAGCCGCAGCTGCTGCACGGAGCCGGCATCTGTAAGTGGTTCAACGTGCGCATGGGATTCGGCTTCCTGTCCATGACTGCCCGCGCCGGGGTCGCACTCGACCCCCCGGTGGATGTCTTTGTGCACCAGAGTAAGCTGCACATGGAGGGATTCCGGAGCCTGAAGGAGGGTGAGGCCGTAGAGTTCACCTTTAAGAAGTCTGCCAAGGGCCTGGAATCTATCCGAGTCACCGGCCCTGGTGGGGTGTTCTGTATTGGGAGTGAGAGGCGGCCCAAAGGGAAGAACATGCAGAAACGCAGATCAAAGGGAGACAGGTGCTACAACTGTGGAGGTCTAGACCATCATGCCAAGGAATGCAAACTGCCACCCCAGCCCAAGAAGTGCCACTTCTGCCAGAGCATCAACCATATGGTAGCCTCGTGTCCACTGAAGGCCCAGcaagctcccagctcccagggaAAGCCAGCCTACTTtcgggaggaggaagaagagatccATAGCCCTGCCATGCTCCCAGAGGCCCAGAATTGA